CGCCCATTTCGTGATAGATTCTGTCCCTATAAAGATCAAAGGTACAAAATTGAAGTTTTCAAGAAGTAAGTAAACATAATTAATTACACAATGTCCGAAGCGAATGCAGCGATACATAATGAAGCAATTTGCTTGCGGCTGGGATTGCTTCACTATAAGCACTGTACAGATGGGCATTGTTTACAACACGCTCTCAGGAAACTCTAAGCAACAAAATTTTATGTGATAGTATAAATAATTATTATTTTTATATTTAATTTAGTATTTATACTGATGAATAAACTTGAAATGCTGGAAAAAGGTGCTATCAGCGGTAGACCGTTCAATCCATCAAAAGCGGGTGGCAAAGTAATTAAGCTTGCTTATACAAAGGTCAAGATTACAGATAAGGGTACTGATATAGTTGAAGCTCATGTCCGCAGGTTTAATCCTGTTGGTGATGGAGAAATGAAAATGGTAGAGCGGCTCAGAAAAATAGCTTCTGATAAAATGGTAGCGGAAGAAGTAGATCTCCGCTTCTATACTCATGAGCTACGAGAGTATTTAAGGTATAAAAAACTTGGATATCCAACTGGACAGCCAAATGATCCAGATCAGGCTTATGAACTTTGGAATAATGCTCACACAGCAACGCTGGAGGATTATGGGCTAAAGGAGGGGCCAGGTGTATTATTTAAATGACTTTGTAAAATGAATGATATTTTGATAAGGCGTAAGCATTCGGGTAAAAACTTTCAGAGGACTAGTGAAAACTATACCTGAATACTGAAACTCTACTATATTTTTGAACTTAATCAAATCCTCTTAAAATTAAAGATGGGAGGAATATTTATGAAAAACTTTTTCCAATTAACTCAACTTGAATTAGTACTTCTCAAATTAGTCGCCCAAGGTCAGGGAAATTGGAGTTGGTATGAACTAGCCAATTCTCTTTCTCGCTTAGATATACCACGAGAACCTGACATGATGGTGGTACTAAAGGATCTGGTGGCTAAAGGCTTACTTGAAAGACATATACAGCCTGGATCACCACGAGATCGTTGGGAGTTGACACCAACAGGTACTAAAATTCTGATGGAATCTCAATATTATTTCGATATGGCATCCCTTGGCTAAATTTTCAAATTCTATGTTTACTCTGTCCCCCACTCTGCAAGCTAGACTATCCCAACCCTTAAAAATCGGCTCTTTTGAAGTCAAAAGCCGAGTTTTACAGTCACCTTTATCCGGGGTGACAGATATGGTGTTTCGCCGCCTTGTGCGTCGCTATGCACCAGATTCGATGATGTACACGGAAATGGTGAACGCCACAGGCTTGCACTATGTTAAACAGTTACCGAAAATTATGGAGGTAGACCCCAACGAAAGACCAATCAGTATTCAGCTATTTGACTGTCGTCCAGATTTTTTGGCAGAAGCAGCAGTTAAGGCAGTGGCAGAAGGCGCTGATACTGTTGATATTAATATGGGATGCCCAGTAAATAAAATTACCAAAAATGGTGGTGGTTCTTCCTTATTGCGGCAACCGGAAGTAGCCCAAGCCATTGTTCGGGAAGTAGTAAAAGCTGTTGATGTACCAGTCACAGTTAAAACCCGTATCGGCTGGAATGATAAAGAAATCACAATTCTCGACTTTGCCAAGCGCATGGAAGATGCAGGGGCAAAAATGATTACAGTACACGGACGCACCCGCGCCCAAGGATACAATGGTAATGCGCGGTGGGAATGGATTGCCCGTGTGAAAGAAGTGCTTTCTATCCCGGTAATTGGCAATGGCGATATTTTCTCAGTTGAGGCGGCGGTGAAATGTTTAGAGGAAACCGGTGCTGATGGGGTGATGTGTTCCCGTGGAACTTTGGGTTATCCGTTTTTAGTGGGAGAAATTGATCACTTCCTGAAAACTGGGGAAATCTTACCAGCACCAACTCCGATTCAGCGGCTGGAATGTGCCAGAGATCATTTACAAGCATTGTGGGAGTATAAAGGCGATCGCGGTGTGCGTCAAGCCCGCAAGCACATGACTTGGTATGCTAAAGGTTTCGTTGGTGCTGCTGAATTGCGCGGACAATTGAGTCTAATTGAAACAGTGCAGCAAGGTTTGGATTTGATTGACAAAGCAATTGAACAGTTAAATATTGGTTATGAACCAGTAGAAGAAGCAACGAATTTTCAAGTTGCGTAATAGACTTTTTATGCAGTGGGAAATTGGGAATTGGGAATTGTTATTAACAGTTATCAGTCATCAGTTAACTATAGATTTCTGGATTGACACAATAAGGTAAGCTATAGCCTTTAAGTCCAGCAATCAAATTTGCGATCGCCATTCTTGCCATTTTTGAACGTGTTTGGCGGCTGGCACTGCCAATGTGCGGTGTAATAATCAAATTATCCATAGTCAGCAACAGGCTATCTTGAGGAATTGGTTCTGGTTCAGTTACATCCACCGCAGCCGCCGCGATTTTACCACTTGCAAGCGCCCGATATAAAGCATCTGGGTCTACAACAGTTCCCCGTGCCGTATTAATCAGGATAGCTTCAGGCTTCATCAGATCGAATTGGCGATCGCTAAATAAATGATACGTATCAACCGTACCAGGAGTATGAACAGTTACAAAATCTGACTCTTGGAGTAATTTTTCAAACGGGGCAAACTCCACACCCAAAGACTTTTCTAATTCCGGTTCCCACTGATATTGGCTTGTATACAAAATTCGCATATTAAAGCCTTTAGCGCGACGGGCAACAGCTTGACCGATGCGACCAAAACCGACAATTCCCAAAGTTGCACCTGTGATGTTAGGCCCCAGTAACAAATCTGGTTCCCAAGTTTGCCACAAACCCGCACGAGTAAACTTGTCTGCCTCCACCACTCGCCTTGCTGCTGCCATTAGCAACGCCCAAGCGAAATCCGCAGTCGCATCTGTCAACACATCGGGAGTATGACCAACCGGAATTCCTCTTTTAGTAGCTGCGGCAACATCTATATTGTCGTAACCCACTGCAACTTGGCTGATAACTTTAAGATTTCCTGCCGCCATCAGTTGCGAATCAATCTTGTCAGTCAGCAAACACAGCAATCCATCTATAACTTTTACCTTCTCCAATAAAACATCATAGGCAGGTGGTTGGCGTTCCGTCCAAACCTCCACATTAGCAACCTTTTCCAATTGTTCTAATTCCACAGGAAGGCGACGAGTAATAAAAACTTTAGCTTTAGACATAGTTAAATTCTTTAACTTATTCTATACATTCTTTCTTCTCTCTGCGTCCTTGGCGTCTTGGCGGTTCGTTACTTAAAAATCTTTTGTACAAAACTCTAAACTAATTCATCAAATGCTACACACTATATTTACTTACTGAATACTGGCTGAAATTGTATATTTTCCAATTTACAGTTTGAAGAATAATTACTTATCTCACAGCCAACACTCTTAACATTAGCCAACATCAACTCATCCCGTTGATGCCAAACTGCAAATATTTTATCCCTGCCATCATAGAATGTC
Above is a window of Nostoc sp. UHCC 0702 DNA encoding:
- the dusB gene encoding tRNA dihydrouridine synthase DusB, which encodes MFTLSPTLQARLSQPLKIGSFEVKSRVLQSPLSGVTDMVFRRLVRRYAPDSMMYTEMVNATGLHYVKQLPKIMEVDPNERPISIQLFDCRPDFLAEAAVKAVAEGADTVDINMGCPVNKITKNGGGSSLLRQPEVAQAIVREVVKAVDVPVTVKTRIGWNDKEITILDFAKRMEDAGAKMITVHGRTRAQGYNGNARWEWIARVKEVLSIPVIGNGDIFSVEAAVKCLEETGADGVMCSRGTLGYPFLVGEIDHFLKTGEILPAPTPIQRLECARDHLQALWEYKGDRGVRQARKHMTWYAKGFVGAAELRGQLSLIETVQQGLDLIDKAIEQLNIGYEPVEEATNFQVA
- a CDS encoding D-glycerate dehydrogenase: MSKAKVFITRRLPVELEQLEKVANVEVWTERQPPAYDVLLEKVKVIDGLLCLLTDKIDSQLMAAGNLKVISQVAVGYDNIDVAAATKRGIPVGHTPDVLTDATADFAWALLMAAARRVVEADKFTRAGLWQTWEPDLLLGPNITGATLGIVGFGRIGQAVARRAKGFNMRILYTSQYQWEPELEKSLGVEFAPFEKLLQESDFVTVHTPGTVDTYHLFSDRQFDLMKPEAILINTARGTVVDPDALYRALASGKIAAAAVDVTEPEPIPQDSLLLTMDNLIITPHIGSASRQTRSKMARMAIANLIAGLKGYSLPYCVNPEIYS